From Scophthalmus maximus strain ysfricsl-2021 chromosome 14, ASM2237912v1, whole genome shotgun sequence, one genomic window encodes:
- the lnpa gene encoding endoplasmic reticulum junction formation protein lunapark-A: protein MGAVISRWRAKPSTVELLEGIDKDIQILEEYSEKYQRQLKIWVGRLLLYSSLLFLMTCIVVYFWYLPEQLMGRLILSLPFVIFPLLVWLLRKMLFVIFSRRTEKNNEKLEDLKAQKRKILEEVMETETYKNAKMILERFDPDSKKKMELESTPVGPQMTPRPGQELRQRNVIPKTPTVVAAANPASGAAARPPLASGPTYPGRSSHSAPGGPPERSLSAMAAQQSLMRRPVTPGTPVSGVGMHPPGPPLARPVLPRERGAMDRVIEYLVGDGPQNRYALVCQQCLSHNGMALREEFEYIAFRCAYCYFLNPARRTRPQAPSLPVVTGELTMSSEAPFPSSGADGDADQSGLEKSKLADAPAEPDTQEPGTPTAEESNSMSDGQCTPESPDPPSEKSDGEQDLSAMEVE, encoded by the exons atggGGGCTGTTATCTCACGGTGGAGG GCTAAACCCTCCACCGTAGAGCTTTTGGAAGGAATCGATAAG GATATTCAGATTCTTGAGGAATATAGTGAGAAGTATCAGAGGCAGCTGAAGATATGGGTCGGGCGACTGCTCCTgtactcgtctcttctcttcttgaTGACATGTATAGTTGTGTATTTCTGGTACCTGCCCGAACAGTTAATGGGACGGCTCATATTGTCTCTTCCCTTCGTGATATTTCCCTTATT aGTGTGGTTACTGCGCAAAatgctttttgtcattttttcaagaagaacagaaaaaaata ATGAAAAATTAGAGGATCTTAaagcacaaaaaaggaaaata CTTGAAGAAGTTATGGAAACGGAGACATACAAAAATGCTAAAATGATTCTGGAGAGGTTTGATCCTGAttccaagaaaaaaatg GAGCTGGAATCTACTCCAGTCGGACCCCAGATGACTCCAAGACCAGGACAAG AACTCCGCCAACGCAATGTCATCCCAAAAACCCCCACGGTGGTTGCGGCGGCAAATCCTGCAAGCGGTGCTGCTGCCCGCCCTCCTCTCGCCTCCGGGCCCACCTATCCTGGACGATCTTCCCACTCTGCTCCAGGTGGACCCCCAGAGAGGAGCCTGTCGGCTATGGCTGCTCAGCAGAGCTTGATGAGGAGGCCTGTGACCCCTGGAACACCTGTTTCAGGAGTTG GGATGCATCCCCCAGGTCCGCCCCTGGCCAGACCTGTGCTCCCGAGGGAAAGAGGCGCCATGGACAGAGTCATTGAGTATCTCGTTGGAGACGGCCCTCAGAACAG ATATGCTCTCGTATGTCAGCAGTGTCTGTCCCATAACGGAATGGCATTGAGAGAGGAATTTGAATACATTG catTCCGATGTGCATATTGTTATTTCTTGAACCCTGCAAGAAGGACCAGGCCTCAGGCACCAAGCCTCCCCGTGGTCACTGGCGAACTGACGATGTCATCTGAGGCACCCTTCCCCTCGTCTGGTGCTGATGGTGATGCCGACCAGTCTGGTTTAG AGAAATCCAAGCTTGCTGATGCACCTGCTGAACCAGACACTCAGGAGCCGGGCACACCGACAGCCGAAGAGTCCAATTCCATGTCAGACGGCCAGTGCACCCCAGAGTCACCAGACCCACCCTCAGAGAAATCTGACGGAGAGCAGGATCTGTCTGCCATGGAAGTGGAATGA